The following coding sequences lie in one Desulforegula conservatrix Mb1Pa genomic window:
- a CDS encoding HPr family phosphocarrier protein has translation MVEQNYCDISYLEKVRIYSQEYLKCCAYIDQYGSSDYMFTKRLYSKLISASHLLEDFLDYHGAKNNSQWFFYRELTASIRHLSLGGYAQQHIVSRIAFYGLGDVSEFVAEGHKTLAFIRSSLLSLAPSILTEARHLNIPLPDVLHGQYDFASYLTGERLQSDIDAEDKDRQKDHIVKITSEFFKIAQEIDKLVFYEPLTNEEILELVPSKINEVMIRSYEFRVHNLQSYFDTYVVQSGYHEIAGKLKVLRGYFSVVYHLFQVMGRLLHYYERHLHEVSFKKAYMTVREKLAGMVDPAQLLDRTINYAFYYVCYFLSEGQSIAVEIMNENLEKGSVTLPIPRNRGFHQRPSLMVAKLVAHFGGKVEMRLGEKRFDASSVLDLQWAGGEINKEGITKVVFEGDMRALNDLEILASVNYGEDIMGRGTPLPESLSYLRITESSIG, from the coding sequence TTGGTTGAACAGAATTACTGTGACATATCATATCTCGAAAAGGTAAGGATTTATTCCCAGGAATACCTGAAGTGCTGTGCTTATATAGATCAGTATGGCTCTTCAGACTATATGTTCACGAAAAGACTCTATTCCAAGCTGATTTCAGCATCCCATCTTCTTGAAGACTTTCTGGATTATCACGGCGCAAAAAATAACAGTCAATGGTTTTTTTACAGGGAATTGACCGCTAGCATCAGGCATCTTTCACTTGGCGGATATGCACAACAGCACATTGTCAGCCGAATTGCTTTTTACGGTCTGGGCGATGTTTCAGAATTCGTTGCAGAAGGCCATAAAACCCTGGCTTTCATCAGGTCAAGCCTTTTGAGTCTCGCCCCCTCTATCCTCACAGAAGCCAGACATCTTAATATCCCACTTCCAGATGTTCTTCACGGACAGTATGATTTTGCTTCTTATCTGACAGGCGAAAGGCTTCAGTCTGATATTGATGCTGAAGATAAGGATCGCCAGAAAGATCATATTGTAAAAATTACAAGTGAGTTTTTTAAAATAGCCCAGGAAATCGATAAATTAGTTTTTTATGAGCCACTGACTAATGAAGAAATATTGGAACTTGTTCCTTCAAAGATCAACGAGGTCATGATCAGAAGCTATGAATTCAGGGTTCATAATCTCCAGTCTTATTTCGATACCTATGTCGTTCAGAGCGGTTATCATGAAATAGCCGGAAAACTGAAAGTCCTGCGCGGATATTTCAGTGTGGTTTATCATCTCTTTCAGGTAATGGGCAGGCTTCTGCATTATTATGAGCGCCACCTTCATGAGGTAAGTTTCAAGAAAGCTTATATGACTGTGAGGGAAAAACTTGCCGGAATGGTCGATCCGGCCCAGCTTCTCGACAGGACTATCAATTATGCCTTTTATTATGTTTGTTATTTTCTTTCTGAAGGGCAGAGCATTGCCGTCGAGATAATGAATGAAAATCTTGAGAAAGGCTCCGTGACTCTTCCAATTCCGAGAAACAGAGGATTTCACCAGAGACCAAGCCTTATGGTTGCAAAGCTTGTTGCCCATTTCGGAGGCAAGGTCGAAATGAGGCTTGGTGAAAAGAGATTCGACGCGAGCAGTGTGCTTGATCTGCAATGGGCCGGTGGAGAGATTAACAAAGAAGGCATTACAAAGGTTGTGTTTGAAGGGGATATGAGGGCTCTTAATGACCTTGAGATCCTGGCAAGCGTTAATTATGGAGAAGATATCATGGGCAGGGGGACTCCTTTGCCTGAATCACTCAGCTATCTCAGAATAACAGAATCATCCATAGGCTGA
- the ispD gene encoding 2-C-methyl-D-erythritol 4-phosphate cytidylyltransferase, with translation MASVVIVAAGSGLRMKSEKRKQYLGISGLSIISRTIKRFDSCPYIDSMVLVVPLNDIEFCSSVIINEASPIKPVHIVPGGRERHESVRFGLAAIPEKMGVVLIHDGVRPFVSDEIIKSCIDGAMEDGACIPAIQVSDTVKHSEDGIFATRTISRSSLWLAQTPQAFDFNLIFNAHMEALQKNILFTDDASLIEEIGHKVRITQGSRFNIKITTPEDLVVAEAILPLFCNSEF, from the coding sequence ATGGCTTCAGTCGTAATAGTGGCTGCCGGAAGCGGCCTCAGAATGAAATCAGAGAAGCGTAAACAGTATCTGGGTATTTCCGGCTTAAGTATTATTTCAAGAACAATAAAAAGATTCGACTCATGTCCTTATATAGATTCTATGGTTCTGGTTGTTCCCCTGAACGATATTGAATTCTGCTCTTCAGTCATAATCAATGAAGCATCTCCAATAAAGCCCGTACATATTGTCCCTGGAGGCAGGGAAAGACATGAATCTGTCAGATTTGGGCTTGCTGCTATACCTGAAAAAATGGGAGTGGTTCTGATTCATGACGGAGTGCGGCCTTTTGTTTCGGATGAAATAATCAAATCGTGTATTGATGGTGCCATGGAAGATGGCGCATGCATCCCCGCAATCCAGGTGTCTGATACGGTCAAACATTCTGAAGACGGAATATTTGCCACGCGAACCATTTCCCGATCAAGTCTGTGGCTTGCCCAGACCCCCCAGGCATTTGATTTTAATCTGATTTTTAATGCCCACATGGAAGCACTTCAGAAAAATATCCTGTTTACAGATGACGCGTCCCTTATAGAGGAAATAGGTCATAAAGTAAGGATCACACAGGGCAGCAGGTTTAATATTAAAATAACAACTCCTGAAGACCTTGTGGTCGCAGAGGCCATTTTGCCTCTTTTTTGCAATTCAGAGTTTTGA